A genomic window from Variovorax paradoxus includes:
- a CDS encoding low temperature requirement protein A, with protein sequence MSHDHKRATTLRSRDQAAKVSNEELFFDLVYAFSVTQLSHYLLDHLTLLGALQTLVMWFAVWLGWQYTAWTTNWFNPSALRIRGVLFAIMLLAMVMASALPGAFAERGLAFALCFVGIQAGRTLCMLIAIGPNDPLTPNFRRLLAWNCVAGVFWIAGGLVDGPARLALWFGGVLCEYIAPMIGLRFPGLGRSLTSDWTIDGGHLAERCQLFVIVALGESVLATGIAFGHHPEWHGSDLFALLVGFAGSLAMWWMYFDTSAKEATHVIEHAADPGGVGAKFHYTHVILVAGIIVCAVADELTIGEGSHHAELKYLGALIGGPALYLFGNALFKRVVRGFLPQSHLYGLGLLAVLAVFASHMTVMVVGTLTTVIMIAVATLEAVVRRRAWAEKAH encoded by the coding sequence ATGAGCCACGACCACAAGCGGGCCACGACCTTGCGCTCGCGCGACCAGGCCGCCAAGGTTTCGAACGAAGAGCTGTTCTTCGACCTGGTCTACGCGTTTTCAGTCACGCAGCTTTCCCACTACCTGCTCGACCACCTCACGCTATTGGGCGCGCTCCAGACGCTGGTCATGTGGTTCGCTGTCTGGCTGGGCTGGCAGTACACGGCCTGGACCACCAACTGGTTCAACCCCAGCGCGCTACGTATCCGCGGCGTACTGTTCGCAATCATGCTGCTGGCGATGGTGATGGCCTCGGCGCTGCCGGGTGCCTTTGCCGAGCGGGGACTGGCGTTCGCGCTGTGCTTCGTGGGCATCCAGGCGGGGCGCACGCTCTGCATGCTGATTGCCATCGGCCCGAACGATCCACTCACACCCAACTTCCGCCGCCTGCTGGCGTGGAATTGCGTGGCCGGCGTGTTCTGGATCGCCGGTGGCCTGGTCGACGGGCCGGCGCGTCTCGCGCTGTGGTTCGGCGGCGTTTTGTGCGAGTACATCGCACCGATGATCGGCTTGCGCTTTCCGGGCCTGGGCCGTTCGCTGACCAGCGACTGGACCATCGACGGCGGCCATCTCGCCGAGCGCTGCCAGCTGTTCGTGATCGTCGCGCTGGGCGAGTCGGTGCTGGCCACCGGCATCGCCTTCGGGCACCACCCTGAATGGCACGGAAGCGATCTGTTCGCGCTGCTCGTGGGCTTCGCGGGCAGCCTGGCGATGTGGTGGATGTACTTCGACACCAGCGCCAAGGAGGCGACGCACGTCATCGAGCATGCCGCGGACCCGGGCGGCGTCGGCGCCAAGTTCCACTACACGCACGTCATTCTGGTGGCGGGCATCATCGTCTGCGCGGTGGCGGACGAGCTGACGATCGGCGAGGGCTCGCACCATGCCGAGCTCAAGTACCTAGGCGCGCTGATTGGCGGCCCGGCGCTCTATCTGTTCGGCAATGCGCTGTTCAAGCGCGTGGTGCGCGGCTTCCTGCCGCAATCGCATCTCTATGGGCTGGGGCTGCTGGCGGTGCTCGCGGTTTTTGCGTCGCACATGACGGTGATGGTGGTGGGCACGCTCACCACAGTCATCATGATCGCCGTGGCCACGCTGGAGGCCGTGGTGCGCCGCAGGGCGTGGGCCGAGAAGGCCCACTGA
- a CDS encoding ABC transporter permease: MPRLGLNERNARFWQLALLVVILAAWHIASRNQQFAFFLGEPIQVAGRIWSWFLPFELPANALFPDGLKGNADIYQHLGTTLLETVLAFVIGTVLGLACGLWLALAPTASLILDPYIKAANSMPRVILAPIFALWFGLGIWSKVALAVTLVFFIVFFNVYQGVREVSPVVLANAKMLGANQRQLLRTVYLPSATSWVFSSLHTSVGLAFVGAVVGEYLGSARGVGYLILQAEGTFDVNTVFAGIVVLTAFALALDGIVGLIEKRLMKWQPKTGETEKL; the protein is encoded by the coding sequence ATGCCGCGCCTCGGACTCAATGAACGCAATGCGCGCTTCTGGCAACTGGCGCTGCTGGTGGTGATTCTGGCGGCGTGGCACATCGCCTCGCGCAACCAGCAGTTCGCCTTCTTCCTCGGCGAGCCGATCCAGGTGGCGGGCCGCATCTGGAGCTGGTTCCTGCCGTTTGAACTGCCGGCCAATGCGCTCTTTCCCGACGGGCTGAAAGGCAACGCCGACATCTACCAGCACCTGGGCACCACGCTGCTGGAGACGGTGCTGGCCTTCGTCATCGGCACAGTGCTGGGCCTGGCCTGCGGGCTGTGGCTGGCGCTCGCGCCCACGGCGAGCCTGATTCTCGACCCCTACATCAAGGCCGCCAATTCGATGCCGCGCGTGATCCTCGCGCCCATCTTCGCGCTGTGGTTCGGACTGGGTATCTGGAGCAAGGTGGCGCTGGCGGTCACGCTGGTGTTCTTCATCGTGTTCTTCAACGTCTACCAGGGCGTGCGCGAGGTGAGCCCGGTGGTGCTGGCCAACGCGAAGATGCTGGGCGCCAACCAGCGGCAGCTGCTGCGCACGGTGTACCTGCCGAGTGCGACCAGCTGGGTGTTTTCCAGCCTGCACACTTCGGTCGGCCTGGCCTTCGTGGGTGCGGTGGTGGGCGAGTACCTGGGCTCGGCGCGTGGCGTGGGTTACCTGATCCTGCAGGCTGAGGGCACATTCGACGTCAACACGGTGTTCGCCGGCATCGTGGTGCTCACGGCCTTTGCGCTGGCGCTCGACGGCATCGTGGGGCTCATTGAAAAGCGCCTCATGAAGTGGCAGCCGAAGACCGGCGAGACCGAAAAGCTCTAG
- a CDS encoding ABC transporter ATP-binding protein, with amino-acid sequence MSDYALELLSISCTFHSKDDPGQRYTAVADTTLRIRAGEFVSVVGPTGCGKSTLLNVGAGLLEPSSGTVKVFGQTLEGINTRAGYMFQTEALMPWRSAVDNVMVGLQYRGVPDAEARRQAEAWLSRVGLTGFGDRYPHQLSGGMRKRVALAQTLVLDPDIILMDEPFSALDVQTRQLMENEVLDLWSAKKKAVLFITHDLDEAIAMSDRVVVLSAGPATHPIGEFAIDLARPRDVAEVRTQPRFVELHTQIWEVLRDEVLKGYAQQLRKAA; translated from the coding sequence ATGTCCGACTACGCACTCGAACTTCTCTCCATCAGTTGCACCTTCCATTCGAAGGACGATCCGGGCCAACGCTATACGGCCGTGGCCGACACCACGTTGCGCATCAGGGCAGGGGAGTTCGTCTCGGTGGTGGGCCCCACGGGCTGCGGCAAGTCGACGCTGCTGAACGTGGGCGCGGGCCTGCTCGAACCCTCTTCGGGCACCGTGAAGGTCTTCGGCCAGACGCTCGAGGGCATCAACACGCGCGCCGGCTACATGTTCCAGACCGAAGCGCTGATGCCCTGGCGCAGCGCCGTCGACAACGTGATGGTGGGTTTGCAATACCGCGGCGTGCCCGATGCCGAGGCACGCAGGCAGGCCGAGGCCTGGCTCTCGCGCGTGGGCCTCACGGGCTTCGGCGACCGATATCCGCACCAGCTTTCCGGCGGCATGCGCAAGCGCGTGGCGCTGGCGCAGACGCTGGTGCTCGACCCCGACATCATCCTCATGGACGAACCCTTCAGCGCGCTCGACGTCCAGACGCGCCAGTTGATGGAGAACGAGGTGCTCGACCTCTGGAGCGCAAAGAAGAAGGCCGTGCTGTTCATTACGCACGACCTCGACGAGGCCATTGCCATGAGCGACCGCGTGGTGGTGCTGTCGGCAGGCCCGGCGACGCACCCCATCGGCGAGTTCGCCATCGACCTTGCAAGGCCGCGCGACGTGGCCGAGGTGCGCACGCAGCCGCGCTTCGTCGAGCTGCACACCCAGATCTGGGAGGTGCTGCGCGACGAGGTGCTCAAGGGCTATGCGCAGCAGCTGAGGAAGGCTGCGTGA
- a CDS encoding ABC transporter substrate-binding protein: protein MLHRRTLISATAAIAAATIALPRVFAQQAKLEKTKISIAVGGKAAFYYLPLTISEQLGYFKAEGLDVEISDFAGGARALQAVVGGSADVCSGAYEHTINLQAKNQFFQAFVLQGRAPQIAVGVSTKNMAGYTGIQDLKGKKIGVSAPGSSTNMVANLVLSRGGLKASDVSFIGVGVAAGALTALRSGQIDAISNTDPVMTMLEQKGDVKIISDTRTLKGTLQVFGGTMPAACLYASSEFIQKNPNTCQALANAIVHGLKWLQTAGPGDIIKTVPETYLLGDRALYLASFDKVRESIATDGLVPVDGPKTALTAIASFDTTVKADKIDLAKTYTNDFARRAKDRFKA, encoded by the coding sequence ATGCTTCATCGCCGCACTCTCATTTCAGCTACTGCCGCCATTGCTGCTGCAACCATCGCGTTGCCGCGCGTCTTTGCGCAGCAGGCGAAGCTGGAGAAGACGAAGATCTCCATCGCGGTCGGCGGCAAGGCGGCGTTCTACTACCTGCCGCTCACCATCTCCGAGCAGCTCGGCTACTTCAAGGCCGAAGGGCTCGATGTGGAGATTTCCGATTTCGCCGGCGGCGCACGTGCATTGCAGGCGGTGGTCGGCGGTTCGGCCGATGTCTGCTCGGGCGCTTACGAACACACCATCAACCTGCAGGCCAAGAACCAGTTCTTCCAGGCCTTCGTGCTGCAGGGACGCGCACCGCAGATTGCGGTGGGCGTGTCGACCAAGAACATGGCCGGCTACACCGGCATCCAGGATCTCAAGGGGAAGAAGATCGGCGTCTCCGCGCCGGGCTCGTCGACCAACATGGTGGCCAACCTCGTGCTCTCGCGCGGCGGGCTCAAGGCCAGCGACGTGAGCTTCATCGGCGTGGGCGTGGCGGCCGGTGCGCTCACCGCATTGCGCTCGGGCCAGATCGACGCCATCAGCAACACCGACCCGGTGATGACGATGCTGGAGCAGAAGGGTGACGTGAAGATCATCAGCGACACGCGCACGCTCAAGGGCACGCTGCAGGTGTTCGGCGGCACGATGCCGGCGGCCTGCCTGTATGCGTCGAGCGAGTTCATCCAGAAGAATCCCAACACCTGCCAGGCGCTGGCGAATGCCATCGTGCACGGCCTGAAGTGGCTGCAGACGGCGGGGCCCGGCGACATCATCAAGACGGTGCCCGAGACTTATCTGCTCGGCGATCGCGCGCTGTACCTCGCGTCGTTCGACAAGGTGCGCGAATCGATCGCAACCGACGGCCTCGTGCCGGTCGACGGCCCCAAGACCGCGCTCACCGCGATCGCGAGCTTCGACACCACCGTGAAGGCCGACAAGATCGACCTCGCGAAAACCTACACCAACGATTTTGCTAGGCGCGCGAAAGACAGGTTCAAAGCCTGA
- the recR gene encoding recombination mediator RecR has protein sequence MADASSLDALVDALRRLPGVGVKSASRMAFHLLQHDREGAQLLARALQQAAGHVRHCERCNTFTEAPVCNVCLDTRRDASKLCVVETPADQAALERTGAFRGYYFVLMGKLSPLDGIGPKDIGLQKLFDRARDGTVSEVILATNFTAEGEATAHVIGEALKQHGLTVTRLARGVPAGSELEYVDLGTIAHALVDRR, from the coding sequence ATGGCAGACGCCAGTTCGCTCGACGCCTTGGTCGATGCGCTGCGCCGCCTGCCCGGTGTCGGCGTCAAGTCGGCCTCGCGCATGGCATTCCATCTGCTGCAGCACGACCGCGAGGGCGCACAGTTGCTCGCGCGCGCGTTGCAGCAGGCTGCGGGCCACGTGCGGCATTGCGAGCGCTGCAACACCTTTACCGAGGCGCCGGTCTGCAACGTCTGCCTCGACACGCGGCGCGATGCGAGCAAGCTCTGCGTGGTCGAGACGCCGGCCGACCAGGCCGCGCTCGAACGCACCGGTGCGTTCCGCGGCTATTACTTCGTGCTGATGGGCAAGCTGAGTCCGCTCGACGGCATCGGGCCGAAGGACATCGGCCTGCAGAAGCTCTTCGACCGGGCGCGCGACGGCACGGTGAGCGAGGTCATCCTCGCCACGAACTTTACGGCCGAGGGCGAGGCCACCGCGCATGTGATCGGCGAAGCGCTGAAGCAGCACGGCCTGACCGTGACACGCCTTGCGCGCGGCGTGCCGGCTGGCAGCGAGCTCGAGTACGTCGACCTCGGCACCATCGCTCATGCGCTGGTGGATCGCAGGTAG
- a CDS encoding YbaB/EbfC family nucleoid-associated protein, with translation MFNKGQLAGLMKQAQAMQDNLKKAQEELAHIEVEGESGAGLVKVVMTCKHDVKRITIDPSLLADDKDMLEDLVAAAFNAAVRKAEETSEQKMGKLTAGMPGLPPGMKLPF, from the coding sequence ATGTTCAACAAAGGACAACTGGCCGGCCTCATGAAGCAGGCGCAGGCAATGCAGGACAACCTCAAGAAGGCCCAGGAAGAGCTGGCTCACATCGAGGTCGAAGGCGAATCCGGCGCCGGTCTCGTCAAGGTCGTCATGACCTGCAAGCACGACGTCAAGCGCATCACCATCGACCCCAGCCTGCTGGCGGACGACAAGGACATGCTCGAAGACCTCGTGGCTGCCGCCTTCAACGCCGCCGTGCGCAAGGCCGAGGAAACCAGCGAGCAGAAGATGGGCAAGCTGACGGCCGGCATGCCAGGTCTCCCGCCCGGCATGAAGCTGCCGTTCTGA
- the dnaX gene encoding DNA polymerase III subunit gamma/tau produces the protein MSYLVLARKFRPKTFGEMVGQGHVVQALENALTTQRLHHAYLFTGTRGVGKTTVSRILAKSLNCQGPDGQGGITATPCGVCQACRDIDSGRFVDYTELDAASNRGVDEVQSLLEQAVYKPVQGRFKVFMIDEVHMLTNTAFNAMLKTLEEPPEYLKFVLATTDPQKVPVTVLSRCLQFNLRPMAPETVLEHLTSVLQTENVPAEPQALRLLARAARGSMRDALSLTDQAIAFGNGELVEAGVRQMLGSVDRGHVFRLIEALAQGDGKTVVETSEALRVDGMSAASTLEEMTAVLQAMAVLQAVPSRAESADSATDPDAADTARLAALMPADETQLLYSLCLHGRGELGLAPDEYAALTMVLLRLLAFKPSNAAASTASTEKKTLNEAAAVAPAAPARAVPPAPAPAPVARPPVDAPATPAPAPAPVPAGHRLAVVDEPRQAEPRPGAAAEAPARVVGVPIRVQPPPSARDTPRADEPRSTFTPIPTSEDGDFWYATVSQLVAAEAITALARELALQSQLVGRDTDQWLLRIERETLNQPSSREKLTAALGSLGHDVKLAIEIGSVVDSPARRNKQAADERQRVAEEAILSDPEVQALMRDFDAKIVPGTLKPA, from the coding sequence ATGTCTTATCTCGTGCTCGCTCGCAAGTTCCGTCCGAAAACCTTCGGTGAGATGGTCGGTCAGGGGCATGTGGTTCAGGCGCTCGAGAACGCGTTGACCACGCAGCGCCTGCATCACGCCTATCTTTTCACCGGCACCCGGGGTGTCGGCAAGACCACGGTCTCGCGGATTCTGGCGAAGTCACTGAACTGCCAGGGGCCGGACGGGCAGGGCGGCATCACGGCCACGCCGTGCGGTGTGTGCCAGGCCTGCCGCGACATCGACTCGGGACGCTTCGTGGACTACACCGAGCTCGACGCGGCCTCGAACCGCGGCGTGGACGAGGTGCAGTCGCTGCTCGAGCAGGCGGTCTACAAGCCGGTGCAGGGGCGCTTCAAGGTCTTCATGATCGACGAAGTGCACATGCTCACGAACACCGCGTTCAACGCGATGCTGAAGACGCTCGAGGAGCCGCCCGAGTACCTCAAGTTCGTGCTGGCCACGACCGATCCGCAGAAGGTGCCGGTCACGGTGCTGTCGCGCTGCCTGCAGTTCAACCTGCGGCCGATGGCGCCCGAGACGGTGCTCGAGCACCTCACCAGCGTGCTGCAGACTGAAAACGTTCCGGCCGAGCCGCAGGCGCTGCGCCTGCTGGCGCGCGCGGCGCGCGGCTCGATGCGCGATGCGCTCTCGCTCACCGACCAGGCCATCGCCTTCGGCAACGGCGAACTGGTCGAGGCTGGCGTGCGCCAGATGCTCGGCAGCGTCGATCGCGGCCATGTGTTCCGCCTGATCGAGGCGCTGGCGCAGGGCGACGGAAAGACGGTGGTCGAGACATCGGAGGCGCTGCGCGTCGACGGCATGTCCGCCGCCTCCACGCTCGAGGAAATGACGGCGGTGCTGCAGGCCATGGCCGTGCTGCAGGCCGTGCCCTCGCGCGCGGAGTCGGCCGATTCCGCCACCGACCCCGACGCGGCAGACACCGCGCGCCTTGCCGCGCTGATGCCGGCCGACGAAACGCAACTGCTCTACAGCCTGTGCCTGCATGGCCGCGGCGAACTGGGCCTGGCCCCCGATGAGTACGCCGCGCTGACCATGGTGCTTTTGCGGCTATTGGCCTTCAAACCTTCCAACGCGGCTGCTTCGACGGCCTCCACGGAAAAAAAAACTCTGAATGAAGCTGCGGCCGTGGCGCCGGCAGCTCCGGCGCGCGCCGTGCCACCCGCTCCGGCCCCCGCGCCGGTGGCTCGCCCTCCGGTCGACGCGCCTGCTACACCCGCGCCGGCGCCCGCCCCGGTTCCCGCCGGCCATCGCCTCGCCGTGGTCGACGAACCCCGGCAGGCCGAACCCCGCCCCGGTGCTGCCGCCGAAGCACCCGCCCGGGTTGTCGGCGTGCCCATCCGCGTGCAGCCTCCGCCCAGTGCCCGCGACACGCCGCGCGCCGACGAGCCGCGCAGCACCTTCACCCCCATTCCGACCAGCGAAGACGGCGACTTCTGGTACGCCACCGTCTCCCAACTGGTCGCAGCCGAGGCCATCACCGCCCTTGCGCGCGAACTGGCGCTGCAGTCGCAGCTGGTGGGCCGCGACACCGACCAGTGGCTGCTGCGCATCGAGCGCGAAACGCTCAACCAGCCGTCCAGCCGCGAAAAGCTGACGGCTGCGCTGGGTAGCCTGGGCCACGATGTCAAGCTCGCCATCGAGATCGGCAGCGTTGTCGACAGCCCCGCGCGCCGCAACAAGCAGGCCGCCGACGAGCGCCAGCGCGTGGCCGAAGAGGCCATCCTCAGCGACCCCGAAGTGCAGGCGCTGATGCGCGACTTCGATGCGAAGATCGTCCCTGGCACGCTGAAACCAGCCTGA
- a CDS encoding TIGR03862 family flavoprotein — protein MTVSPTVAVIGGGPAGLMAAEVLSASGAQVHVYDAMPSVGRKFLLAGRGGLNLTHSEPFDVFMSRFGERRAQLEPMLAQFGPQQVREWANGLGIETFVGTSGRVFPTDMKAAPLLRAWLHRLRAAGVQFHMRHRWVGDGPFDAAALRFSTPAGDVTAKADAVVLALGGASWARLGSDGAWAPWLQAQGVEVAPLLPANSGFDGTGWSEHFSSRFAGQPFKSVAISFTDGQGRHFARKGEFVATATGIEGSLIYAASALLRDEIAAKGSATLLLDLLPDRNAEQVLAAVTHPRGARSLSSHLKSRLGLEGIKAGVLHEALSREAMQDAAQLAATIKAVPLKLVATRPIDEAISTAGGVRFDALDAQLMANALPGVFAAGEMLDWEAPTGGYLLTASMASGAAAARGAIQRLGL, from the coding sequence ATGACTGTTTCCCCTACCGTTGCCGTCATCGGCGGCGGACCTGCTGGCCTGATGGCAGCTGAAGTCTTGAGCGCCTCCGGTGCGCAAGTACATGTCTATGACGCGATGCCCTCGGTGGGCCGCAAGTTCTTGCTGGCCGGCCGCGGCGGGCTGAATCTCACGCACTCGGAGCCCTTCGATGTGTTCATGAGCCGCTTCGGCGAGCGCCGCGCGCAACTGGAGCCGATGCTTGCGCAATTCGGGCCGCAGCAGGTGCGCGAATGGGCGAACGGCCTGGGAATCGAAACCTTCGTGGGCACTTCGGGGCGCGTTTTCCCGACCGACATGAAGGCCGCGCCGCTGCTGCGTGCGTGGCTGCATCGGCTGCGTGCGGCGGGTGTGCAGTTTCATATGCGGCATCGTTGGGTGGGCGATGGGCCGTTCGATGCGGCTGCGTTGCGATTCTCGACACCCGCTGGCGACGTCACTGCAAAGGCCGATGCCGTGGTACTGGCGCTGGGCGGCGCAAGCTGGGCGCGCCTCGGCTCCGATGGCGCGTGGGCGCCATGGCTGCAGGCGCAGGGCGTGGAGGTGGCGCCGCTGCTACCCGCCAACTCCGGTTTCGACGGCACGGGCTGGAGCGAGCATTTCTCCAGCCGTTTTGCGGGGCAGCCCTTCAAGTCGGTCGCGATTTCTTTTACCGACGGCCAGGGGCGGCACTTTGCGCGCAAGGGCGAATTCGTTGCAACGGCCACGGGGATTGAGGGCAGCCTGATCTATGCGGCATCGGCGCTGCTGCGCGACGAGATCGCTGCAAAAGGAAGTGCGACGCTGCTGCTGGACCTGCTGCCCGACCGCAACGCCGAGCAGGTGCTGGCCGCGGTCACGCATCCCCGTGGTGCTCGCTCGCTCAGCAGCCACCTCAAGAGCCGGCTCGGGCTCGAAGGCATCAAGGCCGGCGTGCTGCACGAGGCATTGAGCCGCGAAGCGATGCAGGACGCGGCGCAACTGGCGGCCACGATCAAGGCCGTGCCCTTGAAGCTTGTCGCGACGCGCCCCATCGACGAGGCGATCAGCACGGCAGGCGGCGTGCGCTTCGACGCGCTGGATGCGCAGTTGATGGCGAACGCACTGCCCGGCGTGTTCGCGGCAGGGGAGATGCTCGATTGGGAAGCGCCGACCGGTGGCTACTTGCTGACTGCATCGATGGCCAGTGGCGCGGCGGCTGCGCGCGGTGCGATCCAGCGGCTGGGCCTGTGA